The sequence AGTAGGCCAACTCCATGACATCATCTCAGTCACTTGTACTAAATCTTCAGCTGGTCAGATATACTGGACACACAGTTATGATGGTACTACTGGTCATATTTCTGGTACATTTGATAATACAGTTAATCCACAATGTGGACGATACTCACTAAAGAATCCATTTACAGTATTCACAGCAACTGCCAGTGTAGATGACATCACTGGAAACACCATGCCACCTTACCCTGTAGCAGTTTATAACTGGGTAAGGTAACAGTATGTGTATCCTGTAAGAATTTGCCACTTACTGCAACTGTATGCCAATTCTCAAAAACTGCATAAAAATTGTAATTTCATAATAAAAGCAAACGTTTTGCCCCCACCATTATTACATAGCATACCATTATGGATGGATCAAATGCTACTGCCATTTTATAAATTATTACACTGGTATGTAACACAGACTGACGTATCACTACTGGAGCTACCACTTCAGACTACTGGAACAACTGTGTGCAGTAAGATTGCTAATCTATGGCTATTTTGCTATAGGAGACACGTGTCTTCATTCACTATACAAACGTATTCCACAGATACAGCAATGAGACTACATAGAGTAATAAATCTACTATATCTTTACAAACAACCATACAGTTAAACACCTAATACTTCTAGCATTTACTGAGGCTTCCCATAGCACATAGAATTATTATGATGGCCAGACTCGTAAACACTCCACACAAATTTCATGGGTATGTTAGACTATTGATTAAAGTATTACATATAAGATTAACCATAAAATGCTACTTTGGTATACATACAATAGAGTAACAAGGCTGCTCCTGCAAATAAATAGCAAACCAAACCATGGCTATCAATCATGTGCATCAAAATTAAAATCTCAGTAACTATTGGAGCCTCTAATGTTTGTTATTGGTCAATGCTTGTAATAAAAGATTAAGGTACATAGAAAAGCCACCTTTCTAACTTTCATAAGTAATAAGTCTATACACTAATCCATCTGCCACCTTCCTATTAAAGTCAACAAATCTCGGCCCAAAGGTGGCTTAGACAGGTTTCACATTTAGAGCTATCAACTGCTATAATAAAACTGTCAGCaccaccctaatacagcagtcccATTTTAAATTTCTTCCAGTTGCAAGTAACTGCTTAATTCACCTGAAGCAACCCACTATAAATACTACCAAATAGCTTCTAAAATCTAAAATTTTCAAAAGGGATGTCCGTACCTGTTGTATACATGTGCTTAAAAGGATGTCCGTACCTGTTGTATACGTACATGTGCTTAAAAAATACTATAGTATTTTTAGATGTCCGTACctgttgtatacatgtacatgttgtatACATGTACCATACCTGTCGATTTTGAAAATCTTAGATTTCAAAAACATCGTTGTACCTGTTGTATACGTACATGTGCTTAAAAATACTATAGTATTTTTTAAGCACATGTATACAACAGGTACGAACATCGTTTTAGTCTAATATGTTACTTTCATTCTCTAACCCTCACTCTCTGAACTGTTCTATGACCCCTGTTTTGTGCAGTGTTAATGTTTTGTTTCCCATTATAACAGTGCTTGGATACATATGGTACATAAGTTGATGATTTTCAACAATGAACACTTCTGTATATTGCTAGGCTCACATACAAGCTAGTATAGCTCAAATTCATCTGACATAATACACCACTAGTGATAGCAGCAATGCATTGAATTCTATGGACAAGGGAACATGCATCTCTGTACCATATTTTTGATTACATAATTTCTTACAGTAGATGCAACAGAATGGCCTGCTACTCCCAACATCTTATGTAAGCTGCCTTAGCCATCCAGTTGAGTGAAAAGTTCAACTGGAGTAATTTTGCATCACTAGCAAATAAAGAAAGGCTATGCTATGTCTGTGTCACACAAAAATGACATTTAACCTTGTTATCATAACTTTGTTTTGTGGTGTCAGTGATGTAATGTGATGTACTCAAGAATGCTCCTCTTTACAATGTCCTAATAAAGTATTTTAAAATTCATTTTTGTACTATATACAAGACATCCATGCCCAAACCCTGCAGTTTACCAAATTACATGTTTCCTTGTCCTTACGCTTCAAACTACAGTACTCCTGGTAATAGCTATCATTCCACAATATAAATTCATTTATTGTATATACTTGAAGGTTACCTTtatatgtaaaatgtgtatttgtagttTTGCTTTGCATATCGTGGAGCATTACCATTAGTACTGAATACTCAACCTTCTGTATTAATGGCTGATGGGAGTAGAAGAGTTTATGGTGTTGCAATTCCACTACCTGAAGATGAATTTCCACGCTCCTCAACCAGTTGGTCTTACAGATGTATAAATCTTTATGAGTATTACACTGTGTCCAGCCATTTTGCAGGAGTAGGACTTGAATTTACTGTTCATCAGTTGCTGTTCAGAATAAGTGGTGATTTATGGGTTGATGAACTTTCCATACAGCAAGGAAGTAATCAAAGTAAGATATAGCTATCATTATACATATGCCGTAATAATCATCAATACAAATGTGTGTCACTTAAAACAATAATTCATTACACATTCCTCTAAATAAAACGTGTATACGTATAAATCTAAACCACAACAGCTAAGTTCTGAAGTAcctgtatatgtacatataatatatatatggcaATTACTGGTGTGAAAGAGAAGTGATGTCAAAGTTGGTGAGAAAGAACTAGCTGCAGTTATGTTAATATCAATACTCTGGGTAACAACTATCATTGCAGCTACCATCTTTCATAACAAATCAGTAACATTTAACAGGCTGCACATATTACAACTCTAATGAGGTGGTGTTGATACttgcaatttaaaaattatttagctTTAATTATTATGAGTAGTCCTTCTAGAGTGGTTATTCATTGTTACTAATGTTGTTCTTCGCTATTAAATGATGGGAAGAAAATTATTGTGTGCTTAACGAGTGCAATTCTAAGAACTTACTAACCCCTGTACTCTCTTTTGTGCAGTTTTTATTCAAGAACATCCAGTTAGACCCAATGGAATATACATTGATGAAATAGATGTGCAGCACTCTGTTGTACCATATGAAGGCCTGACTCTATCTGATTCATCCACTTTTGTAACAAGATATCTCACCTATACTGttaaatacactgtacatgacTGTGCTGTTGGTATACCACTATTGAGTTACACTACTACTAATGATGACTTGATAAGTGTCCAAAGAACTGTTGGTGCAACATCTGGGGTGACAGGTGAATTTACAGTCTCTGCACCACAGTACACTACCACAGGAGCTCAAACAATGCAAACCTTTTCATATAATGTTGATGATTCCACACTTGAAAAATGGCTTGAAGAAACATTTGATATTGGTGATGTACAAGTCACAGCAAGTGGTTCATGTCATGCAGTGACATACAATATCCAATGGTTGGAAAGAGGTGGTGATCAAGAGCCACTGATGGTTGATGGTAGTGGCTTGGTCCAAGAAGTTGGAGATAACACTTCTATAGCAGTAGAGACAATTACTAATGGTGGAGTATTTCTGAGGCCTTTCAGAGGTGACATGCTCAGGCTCCCAAAAGAAGACCCTCAGGTACTTTAACCATAATTTTTTAGTATGCATACACAGAGAAAgagtattattttatttttgaatatacatatatttattgctTATATAGAGTTGTGTGATAATGTAGCATATAATTTACTGATGTAAGTTATTTTTCTGTATTCTATAGGTTGAGGTCATAATCAACAGAATCCCATCATCTTGCAAAAATGACAACTGTAGCTTCATTTTCTCAGCTAACATGACCCCAACTGTGACTTTCATTTCTCCAATAACTGGTCAATCTGGAACCATTGTTAATATCACTGGTAGTGATTTTACTCCAAATGTCACAAGTGTGACAATAGGTGATGCTCCTTGTTACATACTGGAAGCTGATGATAGTTTTATTTCATGCATGGCTGGTGTAAACACAGCTGGTACATATGATGTATATGTCATGATTGAGTCTAAAGGTCTTGCAATGAGTAATGCTACATTTGAGTACACCTTAACTATTGATGGTGTGTATGACTATGATAGTGGTAGTATAGGAGGAGGTACTCTAGTCACCATACAAGGTGAGGGATTTCCTGAAGTGGATGAACGAGATTTTACAGATCTCATTGGTGAATTTACTGTTGTACATTTCTCTAATGCCTCACACATATCACAAACGCCAAGCACAGAACTTACCATTAGGTTTGATAACATTGTCTGTATCATTGTCAAGTCAAGTAATTCACATGTCACTTGCATGAGTGGTCCTCATCCAGAAGGCATGGTTGACATCACTGTTAATGTCAATAGCATCACAGCTGTCATTGAAAATGGTTTTCGGTATTCAACTACAGCTATTCCTGTAATAACTAGTATCACACCTTATCATCTAGCTGTACATACAGAGACTACCATCACTATAAGGGGGTCATGGGCAGTAGGCATGGTATATATGAATGGTGCAGATATTAGAGTTGTGATAAACGGCCTAGCTTGCGAAGTGATAGCATACAACAATGACAGTATTGATTGTGGAGCCCCACCACAAGCACCAAATACTTATCCACTCTTTGTGTCTGTCAGTGGGATGGGTTTTGCGATTCAAGAAGCAGCTGTTACTAGTAATTCAGAATTCTTATATCCACCTGTACTTTAtcaactacaagtgtcttctgTAACCCCTACTATTGGTTCAGTGCTAGGAGGAACACCAATTACCATATACGGAAGTGGGTTTACCACAGAATCATCTGAAATTAATGTCACAATTGGTGACATTCCATGTAATGTTACTGCTGCTAACACAACTAGTATAGAGTGTATTACTGGCAGTACTTCTAAGACTGCTACTGTGCAAGCTGCAGTGATAAATTCCACTTTAGTCTGGGACCCATCAGTTGTTGTACTACAAGCAGGAGATAACGTTGAGTGGACATGGAGTGGTGGAATTTCTCTTGACCTATTCCAGGTTGCCAATGGCTCCAGTGTCTATGATGGTCAGGGATTCAAAACCAGCCGTATGCAAGATGGAAGTTTTGCATATACTTTTTCAAAGTCTGGTGTATATTTCTATGCCAGTGATTTTGATAGCTCTACACAACTTAGAGGTGAAATTATTGTTGAAGAAGTAACTGAACTTACTTTCCCAGTAACAGTAATGATCGGAGATAGTTATGCAGAATATTTGATCACTGACAACCAAGGTAAAAGATCTATATTACCTGGATCATCATCTTGTGAAGGTACACCATTTCCTGAAGTTGTCACTTTTGCATACCTCTCATGTACCACTCCAATGGTATCTTCCATATCTCCACTCAATGCAACCCTACAAGATACAATCACCCTCACTGGTGAAAGATTTTCAGATGTTACAGAGCTCAACACAGTGAAGATAGGAGATCATGACTGTACAATAGTTGACATAACTCACTCTTCAATTAGCTGTATTATAGAAAATACTGCTATTCCTGTTAATGAACCACTATCAGTTGAGGTCTCAGTGTTCAGTTGTGGATATGCTCTTATTGCTATAAATGATGAAGTTGACAGGACAATCACTTTCTATGCATTCATTGATAACTACACTCCCAAAGTTGGATCTATTTCAGGTGGCCAAGAACTTTCAATCACAGGCTCAGGATATCTTGATACCACAACAGTGGACATTGATGGCAATGAATGTGAGATACTGTTTTACAACTATACCAATATTGTTTGCATGACTCCAGCATATTCTGGATCAGGAGAAGAAATTCAGTCTGCAGTGGTGGTCACTACTAATGGACTAGAAGCCAGGTGTAGACTATCCTCATGTTACTTCAACTACTCCTTGTCATCCACACCAACAATCTCCTCAGTAGACCCAACCAGTTTTTATGGTGACATTCCCATCAATTTAACACTAACATTTGATAACTTCTTACCTCTTTCACCATACGATGTGACAGTTGGATACTACCCTTGTGATGTCATAGAAACATCTAACTTGTCAATCATTTGTACACTCTATCCTATTCCAGCTGGAGATTACACTTTGGGAGTTACCACATCTTCTGGTGAGGCTATGTTCACTGTATCTCCTAGAGTAAAAAGTGTGGCTCAACTCATGTCGCTTAATCCATCCACTGGTAGTGTTAAGGGTGGCAACACCATAGTGATCATGGGTAGTGGATTTTCTAGTGAGACTACTAACCTTAGTGTGCTCATTGGTGAGCAAGAGTGCCAagttttgtatagtaattactCTGTCGTTTACTGTATTGTGCCTCCACAAACTGATATGTACAACACAGTAACAGTCACAGTCAATGATGTGGTCTTCCCTACTGCTACATACAATTATAGCACAGTAGAAAATTCTCCACAGATAATATCCATCACTCCCACATCAGGTCAAGGTGGAGACAATGTAACTATTACTGGAGATTTGTTTGCTACTATTTCTTCAGACAATGTGGTCACTATTGGAGGTGCTGAATGTGTTATCTATGATGCATCAATAACAGAGATTAGTTGCACCTTGGGACCAACACTTTCCGGATCTTATAAGGTTAATGTCTTGTTAACTGGTACAGGATATGCTGTAGGAGATGTTGACTTCATGTATGTGCTAATGGTCTCCACAGTTTCACCAATGCAAGGAAGTTTTGCTGGCAAAAATACTCTTACTGTCTTTGGTGTGGGATTTGAACCAGCTTCCACTTTTGTCAccatctgcaatcaatcctgtATTCCTACTAATGATCCTCCTAGTTTAACCATGTTAAATTGTGAAGTACCAAGTTATACCTACCCTGGATCAGATGTAGTATGTGATGTTATCGTGACCACAATGGACACTATTTATGTAATACAAGATGGGTATACCTACATGAACAGCTTGACACCACAAGTAACCAGCTTCTATCCACAAATGGGAGGAACAGCTGGAGGAACTACATTAACAATAACAGGTAGTGGATTTTCACCAAGTGCTATTGTCACTATCAGTGGGGTACAGTGTTCTATAATTTCCATGAATGATTCAACCATTACATGCCAAACTGGTGCCATTGGCAGAACTATCAAAGCTGAAGTATTGGTTGAAGTTGAAGGAAACTTTGCTGTGACTGGTGGGCTAACATTTTTCTATGTAGATTTGTGGAGTTCTACGTACACTTGGGGAGGAGAATCACCACCAGTGGAAGGGGATTTTGTTGTTGTACCCAGAGGACAGACTTTAGCACTTGATGTACATACTCCCATCTTGTCATTTCTTCTCATTCAAGGAGGAACTGTGATGTTCCTTGATACTCAAGATGTCAGCTTGCATACTCAGTTTGTTCTAATCACAGACAATGGAGCATTACAAGTGGGAACAGAAGATGAACCCTTTACCCATAAAGCAGAGATAGTCCTTTATGGCCATGTTCTGTCTACTGAATTACCCCTGTATGGTGCTAAGGCATTAGCTGTTCGTCACGGCACACTGGATCTGCATGGAATTCCACTCAACGTAACATGGACTAAACTTGATGTTACTGCAGACCCTGGAGATACCATGATTACTTTACAAGAAGCTGTACCATGGGAAGTTGGTGGAAAAATTGTCATAGCATCAACTAGCTATAGTCAAAGAGAAAATGAAGAAGTGGAAATTACTGCTATTGATGGGTCAAGGACTGTGTTAACCATTAGTCCTCCACTGCAGTACCAACATTTGTCAGTTAAACAGACAATAGCTGGACAATACATTGACACTAGTGCTGAAGTAGGTTACTTGACCAGAAATGTAGTTTTCAGAGGTAACAGGATTAAAGAATGGGACACTACAATACCAGATTGTCCCGAAGAGTTCATGCCTGGCCAATTTGATGTGCAGACTTGTTTCCAGGGACGGTTTGGAGAAGAAACAGAAAGCGATCAATTTGGAGGCCAAATCATGTTACACGCACGAGTTATGGATCAACATTTAGTAACAGGAAGAATTGAATATGTTGAAGTGACTCATGCTGGACAAGCATTCAGACTTGGTCGCTATCCAATACATTTCCATCTCAATGGAGATGTTACTGGATCATACGTGAGGGGATGTGGTATCCACCACACTTTCAACAGAGCTGTCACTGTACATGCTGTAAACAATTTGCTAGTTGAGAGGAATGTTGCTTACAATATAATGGGACATGCTTACTTTTTAGAAGATGGAGTAGAGGTTGGTACGATCATTCAAGATAACCTTGGTGTGTTTGTGAGAGGTTCCAGTAGTTTACTTAATGTTGATGTAACACCTGCTACTTTCTGGGTCGTCAACCCAAACAATACAGTAAGAAGAAATGCAGCTGCTGGTGGTAGCCATTTCGGTTTCTGGTATAGATTGGAGAGGCATCCCAGTGGTCCATCATTCACTGATACAATATGCCCACAAAATGTCCCTCTAGGAGAATTTGATGATAACAGTGCACACTCAATGGGCTGGTATGGCTTGTGGGtatttcaaacatactttcccAAAGTGGGGGGAGAATGTGATGGTACAGAAGATCAACCTGCTATATTCAATAGATTGTTAGCATGGAAGAACATTCGAGGAGTGGAATTTCATGAGAGAGTTGGAGCACTACAAGTGCATAATTCTACAATGTTAGACAATGAGCTTGCTGGTGTAGAGATAACAGAAAATATTGGAGAATGGGGTGAACGAGGACCACTAGTCAAAGATGTACTAATAGTTGGCCACAGTGACCTAAATTCAAATAATACTGATTTCTGTTCTGAATCTGGTCTTAGATCACCAAGGTCATATTACTTAACAGTCTCAAATGTAACCTTTGTTAACTTTGATAGACCAGGCTGTTCAGCCATACTAGCTTGTTCAGACTGTAAAGTTTTTCAAGGTGGCTTTCTAACAAGATATGAACACATCACTTTAATTGATTCCCCTAACTTTTCAGAATGGCAATGGAACTTTGAACATGTCCATAGAGATTTAGATGGCTCTCTGTTGGGATTTCCTAATAGTTCACTGGTTCCTTACAGTGGTGTACTACCACCTGATCACTGCATGCTACATGAGTCCACCAGCAACTCAATTATCAACAGCAGTGTGTGCGATGccacagttgattttgtaaggATAGCCATACATAGTGTTACGCCATCATCTATATCAAGCCGGACAATTTACCTGACCAATGAATATGGAACTGTGAATTTAGACTATGTGAAAACAAGACTAACTGGTCCAGCAGGGTACATGGCTATATTTCCTAAAGGACATGAATATCTTTTTAGATGGGATGAGGGTGATCACTTGACAAACATATCATACACCATGCTGATTTCTGGACTAGAGGAATATGAGTATATTTTGATTTGCCACAATTTTTCCCAATCAATTGATGGAGTTGTTATAAATGAGATAGAACAAAATGAAACTAACACAAAGCCGAATCCTGCTGTCCATAGTACAGGTGATTGGTTTATTGATGACTCTAACCTGCTAACATATTTGGTAAAAGGTCAACGTGGTAGTGATAGTATAACAATTAATTATGCATCTTTTCGCTGCTTCTATGAAAACTGTGTTCCGCCAACTCCACCACCCACTCTCCCTCCAGGTGAAGTTAATGATACACAAAACTGGTCAGATGTTTCAATCTGGGAAGGAGGACAACTCCCACAAGAAGGTGATAGTGTTTACATTAACTGTACCCTGTATGTGATAATTGACATACTAATCCCGAGACTGAAAAATATTACAATATGTGGTGGACTGGAACTCCTAGACTCTCTCAATCATACAATTGAAGTAGATAACATATTGATAGATGGGGGAAGACTGGTGGTAGGCACACCAATCAATCCCTTTCAAAACATGGCCACTATTACTTTACATGGAACTCAAAATACACCAGAATTTATTTTGCCACCGATTGGGCCCATCCTTGGGGCAAAAGCTATTGGAGTGTTTGGCCAAATAATTCTCCATGGCCAAGAAAGACTTGTTATTTGGACACATTTAGCAAAGACAGTACTTCCAGGCTCTAACACTATAGAAGTAGTTGACACTCCAGACTGGAGAGTAGGAGAAGAGATAGTAATAGCATCAACTTCTTATGAAATGTcacacacagaaaaatttgaaattcttGCTATATCAGGCAACACTATAACACTTAATGGAAACCTACAGTATAAACATCTTGGTGAAGAGACTACAACAGATGATCACATATTTATACAAAGAGCTGAAGTAGGCCTCTTAACAagaaatattaaaattcaaaGTGGAGATTTTGCCATAACTGATGATCAAGCCTTTGGATGCAGAATACTTGTTGGCTCATACACAAATTCATTCTCAGTACAAAATGTTGGAAGTGCTCAAATAGATGGTGTAGAGATCATTAATTGTGGACAAGAAGGATACCCAGACTCCTTTGATCCACGGTATTCATTTGCCATACTCAACACTAGAACTACTGCAACTGATACTGACATTACTTACATTAGAAGAAGCAGTATTCATGATGGCTATAACTCTGGCATTGGTGTGTTTGGATCAGACAATGTATTGGTCTCTGATAATGTCATTCATAGTACTGTTGGTCCTTCAGTGATTTTACAAGGATCAGGTCACACACTGGAAAAAACAATGGCAACTGTAGCCTTATTTCCTGGGACATATCGTGGCATTGATGATCCCGAGAATGTTAAATGGACTGCAAATTTTGAGCTAACTGGTACTACAGATTTGGTGCTAATTGGAAATGCAGCTGCAGGTGGTGGGAAAGTTGGTTTCCATGTTGATGGTGAGCCATGTGATTCTCCAGTAGTTAATGGTACACCTCGATGGGAAGGAAATGTGGCCCATTCCACATTACATGGAATACACATACCATATCCTGATGGGCTGCCCCAATGTTCACAGCTGAGCCACTTCACAATTTATAGTTGTTACCATTATGGTATTTTTGCATACAGTCAGTCTGGAATTTATATGCAAAACAATGTCTTGGTTGACAATAAAGCTGCCATTTTGTTATACGTGTATGCTCCACGCTCCCTATCACATCAAACATCCACAAAGCAAGTAAGAATAGAAAACAGCATCATTGTTGGTAGTAGTCCACATTTAACAGCAGAAGATGACAGTATTGTTCCAGCAGTAGCATCTCATCCTAAATCATTTCAATCTATACTAGCACCCAATGGTGGTCATGTTGGACTGATACTTTCTAGCTTTATGTCTGGCATAGGGCACTTTCCTAAATTTTCTTGGGCTTCTCTCAACTCATATCCAGCTATAAGTGGTTTAACATCATTAGATAGTGTAAGCTTCATAAACTTTGGTAGACGTGGCTCCATGCGAGATATTGCATTTATGAGTAATCCCGTCAGTGAAGACTGCCAACATCCCACTTATGTGTCCAATATAAAGCTGATTAATGTTGATAGCAATTCACTTTACTATAACCACATGCCCAATCTTGGTAGCGTAAATCCTTCTGACTGTGTTGATCTGGACTGTGATGGTCAGAAACACATTCTTATAAAGGATTTAGATGGGTCACTGTTGAACTCTGGTCCTGATGGGACAATTATATCACAAGCAGAGTTTGAATGGGATGGAGATCCCAGAAGGGGTCTTGGAGATTTCCGCATTCCAAAAGTATTAACAGAAGATACAAGCAATTCCTTGCCAGTAGATGACCTGTTTCCTCTGAAAGGAATTGTGAGAGGTGGTAACAGATCTGAGTCCAACTGCACTTGGATTTCACAGTGGAATTCCTACAATTGTACTGGACTAGACCATCTAATGTTTATCTTTGAAAGTTTAGATGAAGACACAGAAGTACGAAGGTTGTCACCATTTGCTCTGGCTGCTAGTGGATTTATCGACTTACTAAATGGACCACAAGATCAAGGATGGTGTGGTGCATGGCTACACATGTCAAGAAAGAATCTCAACATTTTATGGCCTCATTGCTCCAGGATTAAACTATGAATTAGCTCTATCCAGCACAAACCCACAAAACATGAGATTTCATTTGGTATATGCTGAAGAGAGTGATGCCATAAGAATTGCCTTTAAGTACACCAATCCACAAAGGCTAGATATTTACTATGGAGACTCTTACATCAATCCAAAAAATGTTGAAGAAGATGAAAATGGAGAGCTTGTGTTTAAGTCAAAAGATCCCAGTTTACCATATGATCAGTTTCTTCCTACACTTGATGATCCAGCGGGGTCTAACTTTTATGAGAGATCATTGGAACAATTGTACTTCATCCTTCGTGGCAATACACCCATCACTGTAAGAACAGCTCCTGTAATCCAGTTGGCAATTAATCTTCCCCCTGTTACTGTTGATGAATTTTTTGAAGATAACTTAGTTAACAATCTTGCAACATTGCTTGGTATTGATAAGAGCAGAATCAGGGTGGTAAATGTTATCTCAGAAGCTAGCAACCGCAAGCGACAAGTAGAAGGTACTTCTGTGGAAATAGAGATCGGTAATCCACCTGAAACTACTCTTAATAATGAAAATGATACAGCAACTAATGAAACTACCACCACTGATCCAAATGCTCTAGATTTTGATATTCTTGAGAATGTCACTAGTATGGTAGCTGAGGTTATTCAAACTGGTCAGCTGGAGGAAATGCTCAATATATCTATTTTATCTGCTGATGTACAGCCACCAGTGGCACCACCAGTAGATCCCACTAGTGGTGTACGAGCAACACCAGATACAGGTGGCCCACAACCAGGGGAAGTTGAGAATGGTACACTAACTTTTGGAGATAGACTAAACACTTCAGAATCTGATGACACTGGTCCTATTACACTGGCTATTCCAAGTGAGCTACGATTACTGTCTCAGCCAGAAGGTGGCATTGAGGGGTTGTCACTGACTCCTACTCCAATCCTTGCTGTGTATGACAATAATGGAGAAGTAGTTACTAACCTTGGAATAGGTGATCCATGGGTAGCATCTATAGTTGTAACCAGCACTGGTCAGAGCAGTGTTCAAGTGATGCCTGATACGGAGGTCACCTTCATTGGAGGATATGCTAATCTTACTGACATTTCAATCACTCATCCAGGGTTTGGTTATGTTCTTACTTTCACAGTTACCGATCCACCAGTTGGATTTACTATGGACACTGCTCCATTTGATGTCTCAAAAAGAGAATTCATAATCAATGTTGTTCAGGGTTCTCAAACTGGTAGCACTGCATTAGAATTATCACCATATCCCATTGTAGAACTGTTAGATAAAGGAATTCTGGAAAAAGTTACTAATATTGGATGGAGAGGCAGAAAATGGTTTGCCAAATTAAAGTTGAAAACTGCCAGTGGATCATCAACTGGTCTGGAATGGACTGCTGAATTCAACAGTAATGATACTACCGCTGCATTTAGCAAAGTGTTGATAAGTACCCCTGGAAGCTATCTGATGGTGTTCACTGTATTTACTATTCCAGACTCTGACATCATCATCGCTGGGGTGGAGTACAGCCTAACAATCTCAACATTTCCATCAGCAAAGATGGGCTTTGTACTGGATGCGGATTATGACACTGTAGTTAGTAATGACAAAATGTCCTTTATTTCTTCTGTTGATAATCAACTCTCTAATATTCTTCCAGACATCACAATCTATAACATTTCAATAGCCAAGGGCAGTAT comes from Dysidea avara chromosome 4, odDysAvar1.4, whole genome shotgun sequence and encodes:
- the LOC136253574 gene encoding fibrocystin-L-like, producing MRFHLVYAEESDAIRIAFKYTNPQRLDIYYGDSYINPKNVEEDENGELVFKSKDPSLPYDQFLPTLDDPAGSNFYERSLEQLYFILRGNTPITVRTAPVIQLAINLPPVTVDEFFEDNLVNNLATLLGIDKSRIRVVNVISEASNRKRQVEGTSVEIEIGNPPETTLNNENDTATNETTTTDPNALDFDILENVTSMVAEVIQTGQLEEMLNISILSADVQPPVAPPVDPTSGVRATPDTGGPQPGEVENGTLTFGDRLNTSESDDTGPITLAIPSELRLLSQPEGGIEGLSLTPTPILAVYDNNGEVVTNLGIGDPWVASIVVTSTGQSSVQVMPDTEVTFIGGYANLTDISITHPGFGYVLTFTVTDPPVGFTMDTAPFDVSKREFIINVVQGSQTGSTALELSPYPIVELLDKGILEKVTNIGWRGRKWFAKLKLKTASGSSTGLEWTAEFNSNDTTAAFSKVLISTPGSYLMVFTVFTIPDSDIIIAGVEYSLTISTFPSAKMGFVLDADYDTVVSNDKMSFISSVDNQLSNILPDITIYNISIAKGSIVVDFYIQSANRQAVMDAISTFMNTDIVIEYNGQTYFATSKTTSFIGASDDDKNDDNDDDENDDDDETVIIIGAVVGGTILIVLMGLFILVCYSCHKKRNSKEYATTSHGNAEKYETREMNWQTSSSALVKENEGASMMTFNDKPEKLAIDNPVYTGDYN